The genomic region AAAGTGATAGGCACCGGTACCGAGAGAAAACCTGGGAAACATGTCATCAACATCCTGGGCGAGTACAACATCGGCGGCGACGGCTGGGAACTGGAGCGGATCTTAAAAGAGATCGGCTACACGGTCAACTGCGTCCTCACCGGGGATTCGAGTTATCTCGATATCAAGAACCTGCACCTGGCCGATCTCAACCTCGTGCAGTGCCACCGCTCGATCAACTACATTGCAGAGATGATGGAGACAAAGTACGGCACGCCGTGGCTCAAGGTCAACTTCATCGGTATCGATTCAACAAACCAGTCGCTCCGGCAGATGGCAAGATGCTTCGGAGACGAAGAACTGGAGAAACAGACCGAGATTGTGATCGAACGCGAGACCGCCCGGGTCCTGCCCGCCATGGAGCAGTACCGCAAGATCTGCACGGGCAAGACAGCGTTTGCGATTGTCGGAGGCTCCCGGAGCCACCACTACCAGTACCTGCTCCGCGACCTCGGTATGGAGATGATAATCGCCGGCTACGAGTTCGCCCACCGCGACGACTACGAAGGCCGTCAGGTCATCCCCACCATCAAGAGCGACGCGGACAGTAAAAATATCCCCGAACTCCACCTCACCGCTGATGAGAAAATGTACCGGGAAGCCCATGTCCACCTCAACCTCTCGAAAGAGAAGTTCGAGGAACTCAAGAGCCAGGTGCCGCTCAACTACTATGAAGGCATCTACCCGAACATGAAAGACGGCCAGGTCATCATCGACGACGCCAACCACCACGAGGTCGAAGTGCTGATAAAAACAGCAAAACCCGACCTCTTCCTCTCCGGCGTCCGGGACAAGTACATTGTCCACAAGATGGGAGTTGCCTCCAAACAGCTCCATGCCTATGACTACAGCGGGCCGTACGCCGGTTACAACGGGGCGCTCAACTTTGCCCGCGACGTGGCAAATGCCCTGACAACCCCGGCCTGGAACCTGATCGTACCCCCCTGGGAACAAAAAATTGAAGGAAGTGAGAACAATGCTTGAATGTATCCCGGAGAATGCAGCCGGACACACGACCGGCAAGATCAACCCGGCAAAAACCTGCCAGCCGATCGGCGCCATGTATGCTGCGCTCGGTATCCACGGGTGCCTGCCCCACAGCCACGGCTCGCAGGGCTGCTGCGCGTACCACCGGATGCACCTGACCCGGCATTTCCGGGACCCGGTGCTGGCCTCATCGAGCTCGTTTACCGAAGGAGCTTCCGTCTTCGGCGGGGCAGCGAACCTCAAGACCTCGATAAAAAACATCTTCAAGATCTACAATCCCGAGATAATAGCTGTCCACACCACCTGCCTCTCGGAGACCATCGGCGACGACATCCCCAACATCATCAAACAGTCCGAGATTCCTGAAGGAAAAGTCGTCATCCACATCAACACCCCGAGTTACCAGGGCTCCCATATCACCGGTTTCTCCGGCATGTGCAAAGCCATGGTCTCGTACCTGGCCCAGAATGACGGCACGCAGAAAGATCAGGTCAACATCCTGCCGGGATTTGTCAACCCCGGCGATATGCGGGAGATCCGGAGGATCGTGGGAGATCTCGGAATTAAAATGATCATGTTCCCGGACACCTCCGGTGTCCTCGACACCCCTCTGACCAGCAAGTATCAGATGTATCCCGAGGGCGGCGCAACGATTGATGAGATCCGCGATTCCGGCAACTCGGCCCTGACCATCGCCCTCGGGTCGTTTGCCTCGAACGATGCAGCCGAAGTCCTGCAGGAGAAATGCGGTGTCACCGGTATCCCGCTCAAACTGCCCATAGGTCTCAAAGCAACGGACGACTTCATCATGGCCCTCAAAAACTGGTTCGGCGTCGAGGTCAAAAAGTCCCTCACGATCGAGCGCGGCCAGGTAGTCGATACGCTGATCGACACCCACTTCCACTACCAGGGAAAGAGCGTTGCCATCTTCGGCGACCCCGACCACGTGATCGCACTCACCGAATTCGTGCTCACTATGGGCATGGTCCCGAAATACGTCCTGACCGGTACCCCGGGTAAAGCATTCGAACCGGAAATCCGGAAGATGCTCGAAGAAGCAGGTATCACCGGCGCGAAAGTCAAAGCGGAAGGCGATCTCTTCGAGCTCCACCAGTGGATCAAGGAAGAGAAAGTC from uncultured Methanoregula sp. harbors:
- the nifD gene encoding nitrogenase molybdenum-iron protein alpha chain, whose product is MAGIDVTIEEMLEPYPDTVKKNRKKHLIVKNEAAECCPQIEANTRTIPGIISQRGCAYAGCKGVVVGPIKDMITITHGPVGCGYYSWGTRRNKARANDTTPKDKVYSQLCFTTDMQEPDIVFGGEKKLAKMIDEVVATFHPRAINICATCPVGLIGDDINAVAKAAEERHGIQVLSYNCEGYKGVSQSAGHHIANNNLMEKVIGTGTERKPGKHVINILGEYNIGGDGWELERILKEIGYTVNCVLTGDSSYLDIKNLHLADLNLVQCHRSINYIAEMMETKYGTPWLKVNFIGIDSTNQSLRQMARCFGDEELEKQTEIVIERETARVLPAMEQYRKICTGKTAFAIVGGSRSHHYQYLLRDLGMEMIIAGYEFAHRDDYEGRQVIPTIKSDADSKNIPELHLTADEKMYREAHVHLNLSKEKFEELKSQVPLNYYEGIYPNMKDGQVIIDDANHHEVEVLIKTAKPDLFLSGVRDKYIVHKMGVASKQLHAYDYSGPYAGYNGALNFARDVANALTTPAWNLIVPPWEQKIEGSENNA
- a CDS encoding nitrogenase component 1; its protein translation is MLECIPENAAGHTTGKINPAKTCQPIGAMYAALGIHGCLPHSHGSQGCCAYHRMHLTRHFRDPVLASSSSFTEGASVFGGAANLKTSIKNIFKIYNPEIIAVHTTCLSETIGDDIPNIIKQSEIPEGKVVIHINTPSYQGSHITGFSGMCKAMVSYLAQNDGTQKDQVNILPGFVNPGDMREIRRIVGDLGIKMIMFPDTSGVLDTPLTSKYQMYPEGGATIDEIRDSGNSALTIALGSFASNDAAEVLQEKCGVTGIPLKLPIGLKATDDFIMALKNWFGVEVKKSLTIERGQVVDTLIDTHFHYQGKSVAIFGDPDHVIALTEFVLTMGMVPKYVLTGTPGKAFEPEIRKMLEEAGITGAKVKAEGDLFELHQWIKEEKVDLLIGTSYGKYIARAEDIPLVRVGFPVLDRAVHPLMPVVGYRGCLRLIEQISNALLERRDRDCLDEDYELVL